The Streptomyces tendae DNA segment GTCGACGGCGCCCCCGACCGGCTCGCCCTGGACAACCTCGACGCCACCCTGCGCACCACCGAGGGCGTCGCCTCGGCGTCACCGGTGACGTACAACCAGGGCGGTGACACCGCCTTCCTCACCGTCGTGCCGGAGTCGTCCCCGCAGTCCAAGCAGACCAGCGACCTCGTCGACCGGCTGCGGGAGGACGTGCTGCCCCGGGCCGAGTCGGGCACCTCGCTCGACCTGCAGGTCGGAGGCGTGACGGCCGGCTACGACGACTTCGCCTCCGTCATCGTCGGCAAGCTGCCGCTGTTCGTCGGCGTCGTGATCAGCCTGGGCTGTCTGCTCCTGCTGCTCGCCTTCCGGTCCATCGGCATACCGCTCAAGGCCGCCGCGATGAACGTGGCCGCCGTCGCCGGTGCCTTCGGCGTGGTCGTGATGATCTTCCAGTGGGGCTGGGGGAGCGAACTGCTCGGCCTCGGCCGCGCGGGCCCCATCGAACCCTTCCTGCCCGTGATCATGGTGTCCGTGCTCTTCGGGCTGTCCATGGACTACCAGGTGTTCCTGGTGAGCCGGATGTACGAGGAGTGGCTGGAGACCGGCGACAACCGCCGTGCCGTCCGTGTCGGCCTCGCCGAGACCAGCCGCGTGATCAACTCCGCCGCCGTCATCATGATCTCGGTGTTCCTCGCCTTCGTGCTCAGCGGTGACCGCGTGATCGCCATGTTCGGCATCGCCCTCGCCGCGGCCGTCGCCCTGGACGCCTTCATCCTGCGCACCCTGCTCGTGCCCGCCCTGATGCACCTCCTCGGCGGTGCCAACTGGTGGCTGCCCAAGTGGCTGGACCGGTTCCTGCCCCGGATCAGCATCGAGCCGCCCGAGTGCCGTGCCGCCCATGAGAGGCTGGCCGCCGTCACGGACGCCGAGGTGGCGGACGTGCTGGCGGAAGAGGAGCGGCAGCGGGATGTACGCGATACGACTGGGTGACGACGGCGCGGAACTGCGCCCGCTGGAGCCGTGGCACGCCGAGGAGTTCCTCGCCCACCTGGACCGGGGCCGGGACTTCGTCAACCAGTACATCCCCTTCGGCTCCCGGGCCACGGACGTCACCACGGCCCGTGAGGCGCTCCAGCGGTACGCCGACATGCGCGCCGCCGACACCGCCTCGGTGCACGGGCTGTGGCTGGACGGCACGCTGGTCGGCGGGGTGCTCACGCTGAACTTCGACGCGGCGAACGGCAGCTGCGAGGTCGGTTGCTGGCTGGAGCCCGCCGCCACCGGACGGGGACTGGTCACCCGCGCGATGCGCGTGCTCATCGACTGGGCCGTCGAGCAACGCGGGATCCACCGGGTCGAATGGGTCGCCGCGTCCGGCAACACGGCCAGCATCGCCGTCGCCCGCCGGCTCGGCATGACCCGGGACGGCGTCCGCCGCGCGGCCCACCTGCACCACGGCGTACGGCACGACCTGGAGGTCTGGTCCGTCCTCGCCCCCGAGTGGCGTGCCCGTGACAGGCATCCGGACCCGCGTTAAGCGGAATCTCAGAAGCCGTCCGTACGGTGCGAGACATGGGAACGAAGACAGAGGACGAGACCGAAACCGGAACCCCGACCGCGACCACGGCCGAGGCTGACGAGCAGGTGACGGAACAGCCCGGGGAACCCGCCGCCGAGGACCTGGTCGAACCGGCCGAGGGCCCGGCCGGCGTCGGACAGGGAGCCGCCGCGGTCGTCTCCGCGGCGCTCGGCGTGGTCTCGCTCACCGGCAGCTGGCTGGGCACCGTGGCCGCCGCACGCGAGACCCTGGTCGGCCAGCTGCGGACCGCCGCCGACGCGGGCGTCGCCACCCAGGTCAAGGAGATCTACGGCGACGCCTGGCACACCAGCGCCCTGTGGGGCGGCCTCTTCGCCCTCACCGCGCTGATCGTCGGCGCGGTGGTGCTGGTGCGGCCCGCGTTCGGCACACCCGGCCGCACGGCGCAGGCGCCCTGGATCAAGTCGGTCGCCTGGGCCGGTGTCGCCCTCGGTGTCGTAGGACTGCTGCTCGCCGTTCTCAAGTACACCGACGTCCTTCTGGGGCTCCCCGCGACCGGCTGAGGAGGCGCCTAAGGCCTGCGGCCCGCCTGAGGAACGCCTTCTAAGGCATCGGGCCCGCCTCAAGATATGGAACTCTCCCGATGTGGCGGACCCGCCTCGGAGACGAAGGTGGAGGCATCGCAGAAAGCGACGTCGACACCGACTCCCAGGGGGAACACCATGTGGGAACACGAGCTGTACCGGCTCCGCCACGACGACCTCGTCCGCAGGGCCGCGACCGAGCGCCGCGCCCGTGAGGCCGTGCGGGGCCGCCGCGCCGCCCGCCGCGGAACGGCGGCACGCAGCACCGAGCCCGAGAGCCATACCCGGCGACGGTCCTGGTTCGCCCGGGCCGCGTGACACACGGACCGGGGCGGCGGCCGCGCCGAACGCGGCCGCCGCCCCTTTCGTTCGCTGTGACCCACACGGTTTCAAGGAGGCGATGTCGTGCCGGTGCGCCGGGACGGGAAAACCGCTGCGCCGACGCCGGACGCGCGTGCGATGCTCAGGGGCGTGGAGACCAAGTCCGTCAGTCCCGTGTTCGTCGGCCGTTCCGCCGAACTCGCCACTCTGTACGACGTGTTCACCCGCGCCGGCGCCGGCGAACCGCAGGCGCTGCTGATCGGCGGCGAGGCCGGGGTGGGCAAGACCCGCCTCGTGGAGGAGTTCGCCGCCGCGGCCCGCGACCGGGGCGCGGTCGTCGCCGCCGGCGGCTGCGTGGAGATCGGCGCCGACGGGCTGCCCTTCGCCCCGTTCTCCACCGCCCTGCGCCAGCTGCGCCGGGAGCTCCCCGAGCAGCTCGCGGCCGCCGCCTCGGGCCAGGAGGAGGAACTGGCCCGCCTGCTGCCCGAACTCGGCACCGCCGCCGCCCGCCAGGCCCGCCGCGACGAACAGGGCATGGCCCGCCTCTTCGAGCTCACCGCCCGACTGCTGGAACGGGTCGCCGCCGAGCGCACCGTCGTCCTCGTCCTGGAGGACCTGCACTG contains these protein-coding regions:
- a CDS encoding GNAT family N-acetyltransferase, coding for MYAIRLGDDGAELRPLEPWHAEEFLAHLDRGRDFVNQYIPFGSRATDVTTAREALQRYADMRAADTASVHGLWLDGTLVGGVLTLNFDAANGSCEVGCWLEPAATGRGLVTRAMRVLIDWAVEQRGIHRVEWVAASGNTASIAVARRLGMTRDGVRRAAHLHHGVRHDLEVWSVLAPEWRARDRHPDPR